In Candidatus Methanoperedens sp., a single genomic region encodes these proteins:
- a CDS encoding flavodoxin family protein, which translates to MGEKIKLYGICGSPKKGATDYIVQEALEYAKEKYNAETEYFSAMRKKLNFCIHCDYCIREKKGCIHNDDMLEVYEKLKWADALIIGTPVYQGTLSGQTKVIIDRCRAVAAQEPHFILNKPGAALAAGGDRIGGQEIAIQAILNFYVINEALPVGGGSFGANLGGTFWSKDKGAEGAKEDEEGLKSMRKTVNRLMKLALTIKKTKETDV; encoded by the coding sequence GTGGGCGAAAAGATAAAACTCTACGGGATTTGCGGCAGCCCAAAAAAAGGCGCAACAGATTATATCGTGCAGGAGGCACTGGAATACGCAAAAGAGAAATACAATGCAGAAACGGAATACTTCTCTGCAATGCGGAAAAAATTAAACTTCTGCATCCACTGCGATTACTGCATTCGAGAGAAAAAAGGGTGCATCCACAATGATGACATGCTGGAGGTATATGAGAAACTCAAATGGGCTGATGCGCTCATAATCGGCACGCCTGTATACCAGGGAACGCTCAGCGGTCAGACAAAGGTAATAATAGACAGGTGCAGGGCAGTTGCCGCACAGGAGCCGCATTTTATCCTGAACAAGCCCGGTGCTGCTCTTGCCGCAGGTGGCGACAGGATAGGAGGGCAGGAAATTGCGATTCAGGCAATACTCAATTTTTATGTCATAAATGAAGCGCTGCCTGTTGGCGGGGGTTCATTCGGGGCAAACCTTGGCGGAACTTTCTGGTCAAAAGATAAAGGCGCAGAAGGTGCAAAAGAAGACGAGGAAGGATTAAAAAGTATGCGCAAGACCGTGAATAGATTGATGAAACTGGCTTTAACGATAAAGAAAACAAAAGAGACAGATGTTTAA
- a CDS encoding RNA-protein complex protein Nop10, whose product MVSKIKKCACGRYTLKEVCPVCGSLTKYCRPARFSLEDRYGKYRRITKKEP is encoded by the coding sequence ATGGTATCGAAAATAAAAAAATGTGCCTGCGGGAGATACACGCTGAAAGAAGTCTGTCCTGTGTGCGGCTCTTTGACAAAGTATTGCCGACCGGCACGATTTTCCCTTGAAGACAGATATGGCAAATATAGAAGGATAACCAAAAAAGAACCATGA
- the gyrA gene encoding DNA gyrase subunit A — translation MTDPEPKDTQQKLVVEKITPVNIEDEMKRSYIDYAMSVIVGRALPDVRDGLKPVHRRILYAMNEQGMTHDKPYKKSARIVGDVLGKYHPHGDIAVYDSLVRMVQEFSLRYPLIDGQGNFGSIDGDSAAAMRYTEVRLGKIADEILGDIDKETVDFVPNYDDSLKEPSVLPCKLPNLLINGSTGIAVGMATNMPPHNLGEVIDGIIMVIDNPAVEWKELMTAVKGPDFPTAGFIYGRQGIQDAYQFGRGSIKMRARAIIEEEKNKEQIIVNELPYQVNKAKLIEDIAGLVRDKKIAGITDLRDESDKDGIRIVMEVSRQAQANIILNQLYSHTQLETTFGVINLALVDGRPIVLPLKEIIVQYISHRKNVIIRRSQFELKKAQQRAHILEGLIIALDNIDAVIKLIKASKTPDDARVGLIAKFSLSEEQAKAILDMRLQRLTGLEREKIDAEYSELLKTIAWLKDLLASEIKILALIKSELSDLRARFADKRRTEIIESTGELVTEDLIPKEDDVITITNSGYIKRIAVDAYKQQRRGGKGVVGMETKEEDFVSDLFIGNTHDYILFFTDKGKVYWLKVYAIPEAGRQARGTAIVNLLQIEQGEKINAYIPISKFDDKHYLLMVTKKGTAKKTALSEFSNPRKTGIIAISLDEGDKLVSVKLTDGSREVVIGTKHGKAIRFNETGVRDMGRGAYGVRGMKLVGEDDVVSMAVVEEGATLLTVTENGYGKRTGFEEYRTSNRGGQGVITIDVNVRNGNVVDIRSVHEDDEIMVTTSNGIVIRVPVSGIRVQGRNTQGVTIMDVKEKDRVVGVATLAKEENGEEKAVQEKLE, via the coding sequence ATGACCGACCCAGAACCCAAAGACACACAGCAGAAACTTGTAGTTGAAAAAATCACCCCGGTAAATATCGAGGACGAGATGAAGCGCTCCTATATCGATTATGCCATGAGTGTCATTGTGGGGCGCGCGCTTCCAGACGTCAGGGATGGCTTGAAACCCGTTCATCGCCGCATCCTCTATGCGATGAACGAGCAGGGGATGACCCATGACAAACCATACAAGAAATCCGCAAGAATCGTGGGAGATGTTCTGGGTAAATACCACCCGCATGGTGATATCGCTGTTTACGATTCTCTCGTAAGGATGGTACAGGAGTTTTCGCTTCGTTATCCGCTTATCGACGGGCAGGGCAACTTCGGTAGTATTGATGGAGATAGTGCAGCAGCGATGCGATACACTGAAGTCAGGCTCGGAAAAATAGCAGATGAGATACTCGGGGACATAGACAAAGAAACCGTTGATTTCGTACCCAACTACGATGATTCATTAAAAGAGCCTTCAGTTCTCCCATGTAAGCTTCCCAACCTCCTCATCAACGGTTCGACAGGCATCGCGGTCGGCATGGCGACCAACATGCCGCCTCATAATCTTGGGGAGGTTATTGACGGAATTATTATGGTCATAGATAATCCTGCTGTCGAATGGAAAGAACTCATGACCGCTGTCAAAGGGCCTGATTTTCCCACAGCTGGATTCATATACGGACGGCAGGGAATTCAGGATGCGTACCAATTCGGTCGTGGCTCAATCAAGATGCGCGCCCGTGCAATAATCGAGGAAGAAAAGAACAAGGAACAGATAATTGTTAATGAGCTCCCCTATCAGGTGAATAAGGCAAAATTGATAGAGGATATTGCAGGTCTTGTGAGGGACAAGAAAATTGCGGGGATAACCGACCTTCGTGATGAATCTGATAAAGATGGTATCCGCATAGTAATGGAAGTATCAAGACAGGCGCAGGCGAACATCATTTTGAACCAGTTGTATTCGCATACCCAGCTTGAGACCACTTTTGGCGTTATCAACCTTGCACTTGTCGATGGGAGGCCAATTGTTCTTCCGTTAAAAGAAATAATTGTCCAGTATATTTCACACAGGAAGAATGTAATAATAAGAAGAAGCCAGTTTGAGCTCAAAAAGGCACAGCAGCGTGCCCATATCCTCGAAGGTTTGATAATTGCACTTGACAATATCGATGCGGTTATTAAACTCATAAAAGCTTCAAAGACACCGGATGATGCGCGTGTAGGTCTTATCGCAAAGTTCAGCCTGAGCGAAGAGCAGGCAAAGGCTATCCTTGATATGAGGCTTCAACGCCTCACTGGCTTAGAGCGCGAGAAGATAGACGCTGAATACAGCGAGCTTTTAAAAACGATTGCCTGGCTCAAGGACCTCCTGGCAAGCGAAATCAAGATACTTGCTTTGATAAAATCAGAGCTTTCCGACCTCAGGGCACGATTCGCAGATAAAAGGCGGACCGAGATCATCGAGAGTACAGGGGAACTCGTAACCGAAGACCTCATCCCGAAAGAGGATGACGTCATCACAATCACGAACAGTGGGTATATCAAGCGCATCGCCGTGGATGCGTACAAGCAGCAGCGCCGCGGCGGGAAGGGCGTTGTGGGCATGGAGACAAAAGAAGAGGATTTCGTAAGCGACCTTTTCATCGGCAACACGCACGACTATATTCTTTTCTTCACGGACAAAGGCAAGGTGTACTGGCTGAAAGTATATGCGATACCCGAGGCAGGGAGGCAGGCGCGGGGAACAGCGATAGTGAATCTGCTCCAGATTGAGCAGGGAGAGAAGATTAACGCCTATATTCCCATCAGCAAATTCGATGACAAGCACTATCTCTTGATGGTAACAAAGAAAGGGACAGCCAAGAAGACAGCGCTCTCAGAGTTCTCAAATCCAAGGAAGACAGGGATTATTGCCATATCGCTGGATGAAGGGGATAAGCTTGTTTCCGTGAAGCTCACTGATGGCAGCCGGGAGGTAGTAATCGGCACAAAGCACGGCAAAGCCATCAGGTTCAACGAAACTGGTGTTCGGGACATGGGGCGCGGTGCATACGGCGTCAGGGGCATGAAACTTGTGGGCGAGGACGATGTGGTGAGCATGGCAGTGGTGGAAGAGGGAGCGACGCTTCTCACTGTGACCGAGAACGGCTACGGGAAGCGCACGGGATTTGAGGAGTACCGCACCTCGAACAGGGGTGGGCAGGGTGTGATTACCATCGACGTGAACGTGAGGAACGGCAATGTTGTGGATATCAGGAGCGTTCATGAGGACGATGAGATAATGGTGACGACCTCGAACGGCATCGTCATCCGCGTGCCAGTGAGCGGGATTCGCGTGCAGGGCAGGAACACGCAGGGAGTTACGATAATGGATGTTAAGGAGAAGGACAGGGTGGTTGGGGTGGCGACGCTGGCGAAGGAAGAGAATGGGGAGGAGAAAGCGGTGCAGGAGAAGCTGGAATGA
- the thrC gene encoding threonine synthase, which produces MVYVTGFKCFRCGRKHKPHEIERLPIPRCECGSAVDAEYDYKSIQKVILRDEFMRDMPTHWKYWAFMPVKDLSKKITMGEGGTPLLSNKRLDKNGRLLIKYEAVNPTGSFKDRGSSLEITKALEFRKHRVALASTGNMGASIAAYAAFAGLECTVFIPDMVGREKITQIKAYGAEAIIVDGDYSVAMKRAEEYVLSHGDSFLTGDYPWRSEGTKTVGFEIADQLYWHVPEYVVVPVGNGTLIWSIYEAFRELALVGITDKIPKIVGVQVENCAPVVHAWENELSEIIPVRNPDTIATAIACGDPIDGLAALRAIRDSGGCAIKVSDKEALSARDKLARNGIFVEPSGAVAYAGFIKNELCGTTVCLATGHGLKDMYGIA; this is translated from the coding sequence ATGGTATATGTTACAGGTTTCAAGTGCTTCAGATGCGGGAGGAAGCATAAGCCCCATGAAATAGAAAGGCTTCCCATACCGAGATGCGAATGCGGCTCCGCAGTTGACGCAGAATACGATTACAAGTCCATACAGAAAGTAATTCTGCGCGATGAATTCATGCGGGATATGCCCACCCACTGGAAATACTGGGCATTTATGCCTGTAAAAGACCTCTCCAAGAAAATAACGATGGGAGAAGGCGGCACTCCCTTACTTTCGAACAAACGTTTGGACAAGAACGGGAGGCTGCTCATAAAATATGAAGCTGTAAACCCCACCGGCTCCTTTAAAGATCGCGGCTCTTCACTTGAAATAACCAAAGCACTTGAGTTCAGAAAACACAGGGTGGCGCTTGCATCCACGGGCAACATGGGAGCTTCCATCGCAGCATATGCAGCATTTGCAGGACTTGAGTGCACGGTATTTATACCTGACATGGTGGGCAGAGAAAAGATTACACAGATAAAAGCCTATGGCGCTGAGGCTATAATTGTTGATGGGGATTATTCCGTCGCAATGAAACGGGCGGAAGAGTATGTTCTTTCCCATGGCGATTCGTTCCTTACAGGCGATTATCCATGGCGCAGTGAAGGCACAAAGACCGTGGGTTTTGAGATAGCAGACCAGTTGTACTGGCATGTGCCCGAGTATGTTGTAGTGCCGGTGGGTAACGGCACCCTGATATGGAGTATTTACGAAGCTTTCCGGGAGCTTGCGCTTGTAGGTATTACTGATAAAATACCGAAGATAGTAGGTGTGCAGGTTGAGAACTGCGCCCCTGTGGTGCATGCATGGGAGAATGAGCTTTCGGAAATAATCCCGGTGCGAAACCCGGATACGATAGCAACAGCCATAGCATGCGGCGACCCAATAGACGGTCTTGCTGCGCTTCGTGCCATCCGGGATTCGGGAGGCTGTGCAATCAAGGTCAGTGATAAGGAGGCGCTTTCTGCAAGAGATAAACTTGCCAGGAACGGCATATTTGTCGAGCCCAGCGGCGCAGTGGCTTATGCGGGTTTTATTAAAAACGAGCTCTGCGGTACGACTGTGTGCCTTGCGACAGGGCACGGATTAAAGGATATGTACGGGATTGCGTGA
- a CDS encoding proteasome assembly chaperone family protein encodes MIKTTILRSKKPRLKNPVLVEGLPGVGHVGKLVAEHMVEELGAKKIMEIYSPHFPPQVLVNDDGTIKLVRNELYAYKSKGKHDLLILVGDHQSATNEGHYELCGVFLDIAEEFKVERIYALGGYGVGQLVETDVVLGAANNIKLVRELKEYGVEFRANEPGGGIVGASGLLLGLSELRGIDAACLMGVTSGYLVDPKSAQAVLKVLCKILDIDVDMQALEERAAEMEKIVAKLREMEQGQMPASTDEDLRYIG; translated from the coding sequence ATGATTAAAACAACCATTTTACGCAGTAAAAAACCGAGGCTGAAAAACCCCGTACTTGTAGAAGGGCTGCCTGGAGTCGGGCATGTGGGGAAACTGGTAGCAGAGCACATGGTGGAAGAGCTCGGGGCGAAAAAGATAATGGAGATTTACTCTCCGCATTTCCCACCTCAGGTACTGGTTAATGATGACGGCACTATCAAACTCGTCAGAAATGAACTCTATGCGTATAAGTCCAAGGGAAAACACGACCTTCTGATACTGGTTGGCGACCATCAGAGCGCCACAAACGAGGGACATTACGAATTATGCGGCGTATTCCTCGATATCGCGGAAGAATTCAAGGTTGAGCGGATCTATGCACTCGGAGGCTACGGCGTAGGTCAGCTTGTTGAAACTGATGTTGTTCTTGGCGCTGCAAATAACATAAAACTTGTGCGGGAGCTTAAAGAATACGGCGTGGAATTCAGGGCGAACGAACCCGGCGGAGGTATTGTCGGCGCATCAGGACTTCTTCTTGGCTTAAGCGAGCTTCGCGGCATCGATGCTGCATGTCTCATGGGAGTGACCTCTGGCTACCTTGTTGACCCAAAAAGCGCCCAGGCTGTACTGAAGGTGCTGTGCAAGATTCTTGATATAGACGTGGATATGCAGGCGCTGGAAGAAAGGGCTGCTGAGATGGAAAAGATTGTTGCAAAGCTTCGGGAGATGGAGCAGGGTCAGATGCCAGCTTCCACGGATGAGGATTTGAGATATATAGGGTAG
- a CDS encoding MscL family protein, whose protein sequence is MVEEKKSFMQEFIDFLNKYGVIGLAVAFVIGAAVTKLVSALVTDLIMPIIAALLPGGDWRAATLNIGSIRFLVGDFVGELLDFIIIALVIFLIVKSIVKEKK, encoded by the coding sequence GTGGTAGAAGAAAAGAAATCCTTCATGCAGGAGTTTATAGACTTTTTGAACAAGTATGGAGTGATAGGGCTTGCCGTTGCGTTTGTCATTGGTGCAGCAGTTACCAAACTTGTGTCTGCCCTTGTTACAGACCTGATAATGCCGATTATCGCAGCTTTGCTTCCTGGCGGCGACTGGAGAGCTGCGACCCTGAATATTGGAAGCATAAGGTTCTTGGTCGGGGATTTTGTGGGGGAGCTCCTCGATTTCATAATCATCGCATTAGTGATATTCCTGATTGTGAAGTCTATCGTCAAGGAAAAGAAGTAA
- a CDS encoding nucleotidyltransferase domain-containing protein has translation MPLNIAQISKDKKIQDAFTDIIQSIISNYAPQKIVLFGSYARGEAHEGSDIDLMLIKETSKRFIDRIADVIKLNNTLLTLEPLVYSPLELETMKKEKMDFIMTIEEEGIEIYDERSGKMA, from the coding sequence ATGCCTTTAAACATCGCACAAATTTCAAAAGATAAAAAAATTCAGGACGCATTCACCGATATCATCCAGAGCATAATCAGCAACTATGCTCCACAGAAAATTGTGCTTTTTGGTTCTTACGCAAGAGGAGAAGCGCATGAAGGCAGCGATATAGACCTCATGTTGATAAAAGAAACCTCTAAAAGGTTCATAGATAGGATTGCAGATGTAATAAAGCTGAACAATACTCTCCTTACGCTTGAACCTCTGGTTTATTCTCCTTTAGAGCTTGAAACTATGAAAAAAGAAAAAATGGATTTCATAATGACCATTGAAGAAGAGGGAATTGAAATTTATGATGAAAGAAGCGGAAAGATGGCCTAA
- a CDS encoding 30S ribosomal protein S27e, which produces MEPKSRFLKVKCNDCENEQIIFGSASTPVSCLVCGRTLAEPAGGKAFIKTQIVEVLE; this is translated from the coding sequence ATGGAACCTAAAAGCAGATTTTTAAAAGTCAAATGCAATGACTGCGAGAACGAGCAGATAATTTTCGGGAGCGCCAGCACGCCCGTAAGCTGCCTTGTATGCGGAAGAACTCTTGCCGAGCCCGCTGGCGGGAAGGCGTTCATCAAAACCCAGATAGTTGAGGTTCTGGAGTAA
- a CDS encoding nucleotidyltransferase domain-containing protein: MQPITEELIQEIKDRIVSAVHPEKIILFGSCAYGTPTKDSDLDLLVILPTKEPMHTRVTRIRKLLQDIRIPKEIIVYTPQEVEKWKNASAAFITSVMKKGKVIYG, translated from the coding sequence ATGCAACCAATAACCGAAGAACTAATCCAGGAAATCAAAGACCGCATCGTCAGCGCCGTCCATCCCGAAAAAATAATCCTTTTTGGTTCATGCGCTTATGGAACCCCTACAAAAGATAGCGACTTGGATTTGTTAGTAATCCTTCCAACAAAAGAACCGATGCACACGAGAGTGACAAGGATAAGAAAATTGCTTCAGGACATAAGAATACCTAAAGAAATTATCGTTTACACTCCGCAGGAAGTTGAAAAATGGAAAAATGCATCTGCGGCATTTATTACTTCCGTCATGAAAAAAGGAAAGGTCATTTATGGATAA
- a CDS encoding 50S ribosomal protein L44e, which yields MKIPKNFNTYCPVCKTHTPHVVERVKKGQASTLTRISRQKYRHTGIGNSGKFSKVPGGDKPTKRVNLRYRCTKCKKAHLKPKCFRAGKFELVES from the coding sequence ATGAAAATACCCAAGAACTTCAATACTTACTGTCCTGTCTGCAAAACCCATACACCTCATGTAGTGGAAAGGGTAAAGAAGGGACAGGCTTCGACATTAACCCGTATATCGAGGCAGAAGTACAGACATACTGGCATAGGGAACTCGGGCAAATTCTCAAAAGTGCCGGGCGGAGATAAGCCCACAAAGCGTGTAAACCTGAGGTACAGATGCACAAAGTGTAAAAAAGCGCACCTTAAGCCCAAATGCTTCAGGGCAGGGAAATTTGAACTTGTGGAGTCTTGA
- a CDS encoding translation initiation factor IF-2 subunit alpha, with the protein MERSGWPETDDLVVCSVKRVTDFGAFVELDEYGHKEGLIHISDVASGWVKYIRDHVREGQKIVCKVLYVDTAKHHIDLSLKDVNEHQRREKIQEWKNEQKAEKWIQYVAKTTKLGNEDLNKLIELFYGKFGSVYSVFEKSRLEGVAVLTKIGVGKEVAEAIAKVANENLKKPQVDISGYIDLTNYLPDGIEHIKKALIAAGSVDGEDIGVKIAYTGAPRYRIHVTAPDYKKAESVLKKSAQSAIKIIEKAGGSGEFHRYSEQNS; encoded by the coding sequence ATGGAAAGAAGCGGATGGCCAGAGACAGACGACCTTGTTGTATGCAGCGTTAAGAGGGTTACCGATTTCGGGGCGTTTGTAGAACTGGATGAATACGGGCATAAAGAAGGCTTAATCCATATCTCGGATGTAGCTTCGGGCTGGGTCAAGTACATCAGGGACCATGTCAGGGAAGGGCAGAAAATAGTATGCAAGGTACTGTATGTGGATACAGCCAAGCACCACATCGACCTCTCGCTCAAGGACGTGAATGAACACCAGCGCCGTGAAAAGATACAGGAGTGGAAGAACGAGCAGAAAGCTGAGAAATGGATACAGTATGTGGCTAAAACCACAAAACTTGGAAACGAAGACCTGAATAAGTTGATAGAGCTATTCTATGGGAAGTTCGGCAGCGTTTATTCTGTTTTTGAGAAATCAAGGCTCGAAGGGGTGGCGGTACTAACAAAGATCGGAGTGGGCAAGGAAGTTGCCGAGGCTATCGCAAAGGTTGCAAACGAGAACCTGAAGAAACCCCAGGTGGATATTTCCGGCTATATTGACCTCACAAACTATCTTCCAGACGGCATCGAGCACATAAAAAAGGCTTTGATTGCAGCAGGCAGTGTGGATGGGGAGGATATCGGTGTGAAAATTGCATATACCGGAGCGCCAAGGTACAGGATTCATGTTACAGCACCTGATTATAAAAAAGCTGAGAGCGTGCTTAAAAAATCGGCACAGTCAGCGATTAAGATTATTGAAAAGGCAGGCGGAAGCGGCGAGTTCCACAGATATAGTGAGCAAAACAGCTAA
- a CDS encoding ABC transporter permease, translated as MFNPTIESGRIAASFYKSWIMAKRNFFTIFEVLFWPFIGLMSIGLMGSFFRLDPNTISFILIGAIAFSIVQVCQIDIAYVMLFDMWSKSIKHTFIAPVRGHHLIIGSLLFGILRSSLVFIILMAISLYAFGFNFLIAGVMPVLVFLAGLFLTSASVGILVCISILRFGQRAEVAAWTMTGIMMFICGIYYPVSVLPQAVQVVARAIPLTYFLEYMRSFYGFGEANIMLGFGLGIFYFAIGLIALDRAIIMARRSGILLRLSE; from the coding sequence ATGTTTAATCCAACCATCGAATCCGGAAGGATTGCCGCATCCTTTTACAAAAGCTGGATAATGGCTAAAAGGAATTTCTTCACCATTTTTGAGGTGCTATTCTGGCCTTTTATCGGTCTTATGTCCATCGGTCTTATGGGAAGCTTTTTCAGGCTCGACCCGAACACGATTTCGTTCATTCTCATAGGCGCAATCGCATTCAGCATAGTCCAGGTTTGCCAGATAGATATCGCATACGTAATGCTGTTTGATATGTGGAGCAAGAGCATAAAGCACACATTCATAGCTCCGGTGAGGGGGCACCACCTGATAATCGGTTCGCTGCTGTTCGGCATACTGCGCAGCAGCCTTGTGTTTATCATCCTGATGGCTATAAGTCTCTATGCTTTCGGATTTAATTTCCTGATTGCAGGCGTTATGCCGGTGCTGGTGTTTCTGGCAGGGCTTTTCCTGACCTCGGCATCGGTAGGGATTCTGGTCTGCATCTCGATACTCAGGTTCGGGCAGCGTGCAGAGGTGGCTGCTTGGACAATGACGGGCATAATGATGTTCATCTGCGGGATTTATTATCCTGTTTCTGTGCTTCCGCAGGCTGTTCAGGTCGTAGCAAGGGCGATTCCGCTTACGTATTTCCTTGAGTATATGCGTTCGTTCTATGGTTTTGGGGAGGCAAATATAATGCTCGGGTTTGGGCTTGGGATTTTCTATTTCGCCATCGGGTTAATTGCACTGGACAGGGCGATTATCATGGCGAGGCGGTCGGGGATACTGTTGCGACTTTCGGAATAA
- the gyrB gene encoding DNA topoisomerase (ATP-hydrolyzing) subunit B — translation MAENEYGAEQIQVLEGLEAVRKRPSMYIGSTDARGLHHLVYEVVDNSIDEALAGYCNNIEVTIRPDHSVRVIDNGRGIPIEAMPKYNKSALEVVMTMLHAGGKFDNNAYKVSGGLHGVGVSVVNALSEWLEVEVKRDGKLYKQRYEQGKPVTKVEEIGKADGTGTTVIFRPDKAIFETLQFDIEIIAGRLRELAFLNKGLKISIKDDFSQKEQVFQYEGGIVSFVEFLNKNKNLLHEKPIYFQKQKDSTIVEIAMQYNDSYTENVYTFANDINTHEGGTHLAGFKAALTKVSNDYAKSKGLLKGEEKLSGEDAREGLTAIINVKLTNPQFEGQTKTKLGNSDIKGIVETLVSEGLSEFLEENPAAAKNILSKALEAAEAREAARKARELTRRKNALEVSSLPGKLADCSEKDPAKSEIYIVEGDSAGGSAKQGRDRKFQAILPLRGKILNVEKARLTKILKNEEIRALITAIGAGIGEGEEFDINKARYHRIIIMTDADVDGSHIRTLLLTLFYRYMRQLIDMGFVYIAQPPLFKVKKGKSEFYVYNEDELNKKLAEIGREGIAMQRYKGLGEMNPQQLWDTTMNPGTRTMLKVSLEDAIKADEIFTILMGDKVEPRREFIERHAKDVRNLDV, via the coding sequence ATGGCAGAAAATGAATACGGCGCAGAGCAGATACAGGTGCTTGAAGGGCTTGAGGCAGTACGCAAACGCCCCAGCATGTACATAGGCAGCACAGATGCCCGAGGGCTTCACCATTTAGTGTACGAAGTGGTGGATAACAGCATAGATGAAGCCCTCGCAGGCTACTGCAACAATATCGAGGTGACAATCAGACCCGACCACAGCGTCAGGGTGATCGATAATGGCAGGGGAATCCCGATCGAAGCCATGCCGAAGTATAATAAATCTGCACTGGAAGTTGTCATGACCATGCTCCATGCAGGCGGAAAGTTTGACAATAACGCCTATAAGGTCTCAGGAGGTCTCCATGGCGTTGGCGTATCCGTTGTTAACGCTCTCTCAGAATGGCTCGAGGTAGAGGTCAAACGGGATGGTAAGCTATACAAGCAGCGGTATGAGCAGGGGAAACCTGTTACCAAAGTAGAGGAGATAGGTAAAGCCGATGGAACGGGGACAACAGTCATATTCAGACCCGATAAAGCTATTTTCGAAACGCTTCAGTTCGATATTGAAATAATAGCAGGACGACTTCGTGAGCTTGCGTTCCTCAATAAAGGGCTGAAAATCTCAATCAAAGATGATTTTTCCCAGAAAGAGCAGGTGTTCCAGTACGAAGGAGGCATTGTATCGTTTGTTGAGTTCCTGAACAAGAACAAAAACCTGCTGCACGAGAAGCCAATCTATTTCCAGAAGCAAAAGGATTCCACAATAGTGGAAATCGCAATGCAGTATAACGATAGCTATACCGAGAACGTCTATACTTTTGCCAATGATATAAACACGCACGAAGGAGGGACTCATCTTGCGGGATTCAAGGCTGCCCTCACCAAGGTGTCCAACGATTATGCTAAATCAAAGGGGCTCCTGAAAGGCGAGGAAAAGCTGTCAGGAGAGGACGCGAGAGAGGGATTAACCGCAATAATCAACGTCAAGCTCACAAATCCCCAGTTCGAGGGACAGACCAAGACAAAACTCGGCAACAGCGACATCAAGGGCATCGTTGAGACGCTTGTTTCAGAAGGGTTATCGGAGTTCCTTGAAGAAAACCCAGCCGCAGCAAAGAACATTCTTTCAAAAGCGCTTGAAGCAGCCGAGGCGAGGGAAGCTGCAAGGAAGGCGCGCGAGCTCACGCGGAGAAAGAACGCACTTGAGGTTAGCTCGCTCCCTGGAAAATTGGCTGACTGCTCAGAGAAAGACCCGGCAAAGAGCGAGATATATATCGTGGAGGGTGATTCCGCAGGTGGAAGCGCAAAGCAGGGACGCGACCGAAAGTTCCAGGCGATACTTCCTTTGCGTGGCAAGATATTGAACGTGGAGAAGGCGCGCCTTACCAAGATACTGAAGAATGAGGAGATACGCGCGCTAATAACAGCCATAGGCGCGGGCATAGGCGAGGGAGAGGAATTCGATATTAATAAAGCCCGCTATCACAGGATTATCATAATGACAGATGCCGATGTTGATGGAAGCCATATCAGGACGCTTTTACTTACTTTATTTTACAGGTACATGCGCCAGCTTATTGACATGGGTTTTGTATATATTGCTCAGCCTCCGCTTTTCAAGGTCAAGAAGGGAAAGTCCGAGTTTTACGTGTATAATGAAGATGAACTCAATAAGAAATTAGCCGAGATAGGAAGGGAGGGTATTGCTATGCAGCGCTACAAGGGTCTTGGTGAGATGAACCCGCAGCAGCTCTGGGATACCACGATGAACCCCGGGACAAGGACGATGCTCAAGGTCTCGCTTGAGGATGCGATAAAGGCTGATGAGATTTTTACGATACTTATGGGCGATAAGGTGGAGCCGAGGCGGGAGTTCATCGAGAGGCATGCGAAGGATGTAAGGAATTTGGATGTGTGA